From Electrophorus electricus isolate fEleEle1 chromosome 8, fEleEle1.pri, whole genome shotgun sequence, the proteins below share one genomic window:
- the chrac1 gene encoding chromatin accessibility complex protein 1 — MSGKTVENKVERAANNKNVSLPMSRVKLIMKSSPDVSCINQDALFLTTKATELFVQHLALSSYNKGSGKQKNTLSYSDLADAAEETETFQFLTDILPKKILARDYLKSLEEMEEVDDN, encoded by the exons ATGTCCGGAAAGACCGTGGAGAATAAAGTTGAGCGTGCCGCTAACAACAAAAACGTTTCCCTCCCTATGTCACGCgtaaaattaataatgaaaagcTCTCCTGATGTCTCATGTATTAACCAGGATGCCCTTTTCTTGACGACGAAAGCAACG GAGCTTTTCGTTCAACACTTGGCTTTATCATCGTATAATAAAGGATCTggaaagcaaaaaaacacactttcATACAGCGATCTTGCTGATGCTGCAGAAGAGACGGAAACCTTTCAGTTTCTTACAG ACATTCTTCCAAAGAAAATCTTGGCTAGGGACTATTTAAAGTCCCTAGAGGAAATGGAGGAAGTTGatgacaactga
- the si:ch211-57n23.1 gene encoding uncharacterized protein si:ch211-57n23.1 isoform X2, giving the protein MTWILVSNYLLLLGMWYPGDCLGVESDMESRNWEWGSGLQELLHSFPADSPFVTESPGRPANCTQRFWLPPSSAVCWDDIAGPEEFEQTRLLVLQNRAALHAVSQASGLEEGGSSYDQQAREGMEGVRAEHLSIAQTVDSIQKVFFSLEEKRKQGGELYTYSSRCDKK; this is encoded by the exons ATGACATGGATTTTGGTGTCCAACTACCTGCTCCTTCTGGGCATGTGGTACCCTGGAGACTGCTTGGGGGTGGAGTCTGACATGGAAAGCAGAAACTGGGAGTGGGGGTCTGGTCTGCAGGAGCTTCTGCACAGTTTTCCTGCAGACAGTCCCTTTGTGACAGAGTCGCCTGGAAGGCCAGCCAACTGCACTCAGCGGTTTTGGCTGCCTCCGTCATCAGCCGTGTGCTGGGATGACATCGCAGGGCCAGAGGAGTTTGAGCAGACCCGTCTGCTGGTGCTTCAGAACCGGGCAGCACTGCATGCTGTGTCCCAGGCTAGTGGCCTAGAGGAAGGTGGATCTTCCTATGACCAACAGGCCAGAGAAGGCATGGAGGGAGTTCGGGCAGAGCACCTCAGCATTGCACAGACAGTAGACTCTATACAGAAGGTCTTCTTCAGtttggaggagaagaggaagcaggGAGGGGAGCTCTATACCTACTCCAG cagGTGTGACAAAAAGTGA
- the si:ch211-57n23.1 gene encoding uncharacterized protein si:ch211-57n23.1 isoform X1: MTWILVSNYLLLLGMWYPGDCLGVESDMESRNWEWGSGLQELLHSFPADSPFVTESPGRPANCTQRFWLPPSSAVCWDDIAGPEEFEQTRLLVLQNRAALHAVSQASGLEEGGSSYDQQAREGMEGVRAEHLSIAQTVDSIQKVFFSLEEKRKQGGELYTYSSLKEQIRNTMDSINGKEQMAALLEQHLSNLEMTLDSMQHRLTKLLAY, from the exons ATGACATGGATTTTGGTGTCCAACTACCTGCTCCTTCTGGGCATGTGGTACCCTGGAGACTGCTTGGGGGTGGAGTCTGACATGGAAAGCAGAAACTGGGAGTGGGGGTCTGGTCTGCAGGAGCTTCTGCACAGTTTTCCTGCAGACAGTCCCTTTGTGACAGAGTCGCCTGGAAGGCCAGCCAACTGCACTCAGCGGTTTTGGCTGCCTCCGTCATCAGCCGTGTGCTGGGATGACATCGCAGGGCCAGAGGAGTTTGAGCAGACCCGTCTGCTGGTGCTTCAGAACCGGGCAGCACTGCATGCTGTGTCCCAGGCTAGTGGCCTAGAGGAAGGTGGATCTTCCTATGACCAACAGGCCAGAGAAGGCATGGAGGGAGTTCGGGCAGAGCACCTCAGCATTGCACAGACAGTAGACTCTATACAGAAGGTCTTCTTCAGtttggaggagaagaggaagcaggGAGGGGAGCTCTATACCTACTCCAG TTTAAAGGAGCAGATTAGAAACACTATGGACTCCATAAATGGCAAGGAACAGATGGCAGCCCTCCTGGAACAACACCTCTCTAATCTAGAGATGACCTTAGACTCCATGCAACACCGACTAACCAAACTACTGGCATACTAA